From one Coffea eugenioides isolate CCC68of chromosome 11, Ceug_1.0, whole genome shotgun sequence genomic stretch:
- the LOC113751961 gene encoding ATP-dependent DNA helicase PIF1-like: MGKNLDDYHFLEDSFTSSHTERLTKEIQSETTIPIDPEDLLLAEKLNSSQRHAFDLILDSVSCSKGQTFFVDGPGGTGKTFLYRALLVSLRSHGYVAIAVATSGVAASLLPGGRTAHSRFKIPLDFSKQKACQLSKQSSVARLIVDAKLILWDEASMAKKEAIEAFHCLLTDIMESDLPFGGKTIIFGGDFRQTLPVIEHLPPPDLVQSTLLCSHLWSHMCKLQLGTNMRATLDPAFSAFLLRVGEGVEPVDEHGQISLSPHMVIPYQNKQESLDRCVLCPKNSSVDEINEMMIAKFPGCLHRYISCDRTVVRRYQADYQDFLNSLNPKGLPPHELLLKENCPIILLRNVNPTDGLCNGTRLICRQLADHTIFAEIVSRPHRGKKVFIPKIPLQTSDTEKNGIPFIRTQFPVRLCFAMTINKSQGQTLDYVGIYLREPVFSHGQLYVALSKARNSSAVKVLIAPGTSDDVKTYCKTRNVVFQDIFKFVNI, encoded by the exons ATGGGGAAAAACCTCGATGATTATCATTTCCTTGAAGATTCCTTTACGTCTTCCCATACTGAGCGTCTGACCAAAGAAATTCAAAGTGAAACAACCATACCTATTGATCCGGAAGATCTGCTTCTTGCTGAAAAATTGAATTCTAGCCAGAGGCATGCATTTGATTTAATTCTGGATTCAGTATCCTGCTCAAAGGGTCAAACTTTCTTTGTAGATGGTCCAGGTGGAACCGGAAAAACTTTCTTATATCGCGCGCTTCTTGTTTCTCTTCGCTCACATGGATATGTTGCAATAGCAGTTGCCACATCTGGTGTTGCAGCATCGCTCCTCCCTGGTGGTAGAACTGCACATTCAAGGTTTAAGATCCCTTTGGACTTTTCAAAACAAAAGGCTTGTCAATTAAGTAAACAAAGTAGTGTTGCAAGACTGATTGTTGATGCTAAATTAATCTTGTGGGATGAAGCTTCAATGGCAAAAAAAGAAGCAATAGAAGCGTTTCATTGTCTTCTTACAGATATAATGGAATCTGATCTTCCCTTTGGAGGAAAAACAATTATCTTTGGCGGTGATTTTCGACAAACCCTGCCTGTTATTGAACATCTACCTCCACCAGATTTGGTCCAATCAACTCTTTTATGCTCGCATTTATGGTCTCATATGTGTAAACTACAACTAGGAACAAATATGAGAGCTACTTTAGATCCAGCATTTTCAGCTTTTTTGCTTAGAGTTGGAGAAGGTGTTGAACCTGTTGATGAACATGGTCAAATATCTCTGTCACCTCATATGGTTATTCCttatcaaaacaaacaagaatcgCTTGACAG ATGTGTCCTTTGTCCCAAAAATTCTTCAGTGGATGAAATTAATGAGATGATGATTGCAAAATTCCCTGGATGTCTTCACAGATATATAAGCTGTGATAGAACTGTTGTTAGGAGATATCAAGCGGATTATCAGGACTTTCTAAATTCTCTGAACCCAAAAGGTCTGCCTCCTCATGAactcttgctcaaagaaaacTGTCCTATAATACTCCTCAGAAATGTGAATCCAACGGATGGTCTTTGCAATGGCACCAGATTAATTTGTAGACAATTGGCTGACCACACAATTTTTGCCGAAATTGTCTCTCGTCCTCATAGAGGCAAAAAGGTCTTCATCCCAAAAATTCCTTTGCAAACTTCTGACACCGAAAAAAATGGTATTCCATTCATACGGACACAGTTTCCTGTCCGTTTATGCTTCGCAATGACAATCAATAAATCTCAGGGTCAAACTCTTGACTATGTCGGAATTTACCTCCGTGAACCGGTCTTTTCTCACGGCCAGCTTTATGTTGCTCTCTCTAAAGCTAGAAATTCTTCTGCAGTTAAAGTTTTGATTGCTCCGGGTACTTCTGATGATGTTAAAACTTATTGTAAAACAAGGAATGTTGTCTTTCAAGATATCTTTAAATTCGTTAACATATGA
- the LOC113751960 gene encoding replication protein A 70 kDa DNA-binding subunit B-like, whose product MRMHDVISIKNVLPGSQGWTCKVTVQEKQQITGSTMTPTKKQKLILLDPEGSQVEGIIFNNDIPKISPRLQIYKKYLISDAIVRLIPEKYQTSDLKIQCVITSRTVIERANDDDDILPVKFNYTEFSNLVNFIDDKEKSVGQLQHYVLGIVVQSLDVEKILKFLIMLTGPGASFVTMLAKCELSCLAKNLAFVKCEVYDLAFDKCETVVLSLWDDFVTHEGYQMTHTIQNQPVVVCRRVTLSTWFDSAILIDPPIEEAGNLKKWARKNSQVLSVLVTDAAYMKFNPDVTLKPDQKITKIILLKPAQKSSWVKVSFSFEHIFQKFWYMGCKKCFRSTAAPHGVVFTCNSCRERCRFDIDLTDTTGTVTASIFGELAETLLTFTALEAMDHFTQNIELPLEKTHAELKQKLFLAHIRPVQSQLADAKQRYTIIYYCETTDHLESELLDIQEMPDNVLTYNETANSASIASVNEGSSSRVKSCLAKRFEESKGDYSSASPLEAANSPKRAKLS is encoded by the exons ATGAG GATGCACGATGTTATCTCGATCAAAAACGTCCTGCCTGGATCTCAGGGTTGGACCTGCAAAGTAACTGTGCAAGAGAAGCAGCAGATAACTGGCTCAACAATGACGCCAACAAAAAAGCAAAAACTTATTTTGCTGGATCCAGAG GGATCACAAGTAGAGGGAATTATATTCAATAATGACATCCCTAAGATCAGCCCTCGCCTTCAGATTTATAAAAAGTATCTCATTTCAGATGCCATTGTAAGACTAATTCCAGAAAAATATCAAACTTCTGACCTGAAGATCCAGTGCGTTATCACCAGCCGAACGGTCATTGAACGAGCCAATGATGATGATGACATTCTCCCTGTGAAGTTTAACTATACAGAGTTCAGCAATCTTGTGAATTTCATCGATGACAAAGAAAAATCAGTTGGTCAGCTTCAGCATT ATGTTCTTGGTATAGTTGTTCAGTCACTAGATGTCGAGAAAATTCTTAaatt CTTGATCATGCTCACTGGACCAGGGGCTTCTTTCGTCACAATGCTCGCTAAATGCGAGCTGAGTTGCCTGGCCAAGAACCTCGCATTTGTTAAATGCGAGGTATATGACCTCGCATTTGACAAATGCGAg ACTGTTGTCTTGTCACTGTGGGATGATTTTGTAACTCACGAAGGCTATCAGATGACGCATACCATCCAGAATCAGCCTGTTGTTGTTTGTCGCAG AGTCACGCTATCTACCTGGTTTGACTCTGCAATTCTTATTGATCCTCCTATAGAAGAAGCTGGAAACCTAAAGAAATG GGCTAGGAAAAATTCTCAGGTACTTAGTGTCCTTGTAACTGACGCAGCTTACATGAAGTTCAATCCTGATGTGACTCTTAAACCAGATCAGAAAATTACTAAAATTATCCTTTTAAAACCAGCACAAAAG AGCTCGTGGGTCAAAGTGTCCTTCTCGTTTGAGCAcatcttccagaaattctggTACATGGGATGCAAAAAATGTTTCCGCTCTACAGCAGCTCCGCATGGAGTCGTTTTTACATGTAATTCATGCAGAGAAAG ATGTCGCTTCGACATTGATTTGACTGATACAACAGGCACGGTCACTGCTTCCATTTTTGGTGAATTAGCTGAAACTTTGCTTACTTTCACCGCACTTGAAGCAATGGACCACTTCACTCAG AACATTGAACTTCCCTTAGAAAAAACTCATGCTGAGCTGAAACAGAAGCTTTTTCTAGCTCATATAAGACCTGTTCAGTCTCAACTGGCCGATGCAAAGCAGCGTTACACAATTATATATTATTGTGAAACTACTGACCACTTGGAATCTGAGTTGCTAGATATCCAAGAAATGCCTGATAATGTTTTGACCTATAATGAAACTGCAAACAGTGCTTCAATTGCTTCAG TAAACGAAGGTTCTTCTTCAAGAGTTAAATCATGCCTTGCTAAAAGATTTGAAGAGTCAAAAGGTGACTACTCATCTGCATCGCCTCTTGAAGCTGCCAATTCGCCTAAGAGAGCCAAATTATCTTAA